In the Emcibacter sp. SYSU 3D8 genome, one interval contains:
- a CDS encoding tetratricopeptide repeat protein — MNEHSVIFSELDPDLRRARTTLRVLGTLAAGAAIAAVCIASSSPLFAATPAGASLCREYFQAENYDKARMHCAAAAEDEDSGSRAALGWMYLHGKGVPANKSEAARLIKASAEQGNIAASAVLGGMYLNGVAVQQDTEQARKWIVKAAEGGHEGAQVTLGNLYIGERPDSGSDNSVRLAKATAGSAAGSSGATDVILAEPRSESMAAAAPDPKAAVKWYKKAAKNGSAAGQAALGEAYRLGLGVEQNEVAAYMWYTLAAEQGFHAAADAREIVAAQMMPKQIAKAQEKARDWSDSHTRREDRAPMARR; from the coding sequence ATGAACGAGCACAGTGTGATCTTTTCGGAACTTGACCCAGACCTTCGCCGCGCGCGCACGACTTTGCGTGTCCTTGGCACGCTGGCTGCTGGCGCCGCCATCGCGGCGGTATGTATTGCATCGTCCTCACCTTTATTTGCGGCCACCCCCGCCGGGGCGTCCCTCTGCCGTGAATATTTCCAGGCCGAAAACTATGACAAGGCGCGGATGCATTGCGCCGCGGCCGCCGAGGATGAAGACAGCGGTTCACGCGCCGCGCTGGGTTGGATGTACCTGCACGGCAAGGGCGTCCCCGCCAACAAATCCGAGGCCGCGCGCCTGATCAAGGCGTCGGCCGAGCAGGGCAACATCGCCGCATCCGCCGTGCTGGGCGGCATGTACCTGAACGGCGTCGCCGTGCAGCAGGACACCGAGCAGGCCCGCAAATGGATCGTCAAGGCGGCCGAGGGCGGCCACGAAGGCGCCCAGGTCACGCTGGGCAATCTCTATATCGGCGAGCGCCCGGATTCCGGATCCGACAACAGCGTGCGCCTTGCCAAGGCTACCGCCGGCAGCGCCGCCGGCTCGAGCGGCGCAACAGACGTGATCCTTGCCGAGCCCCGGTCGGAGTCGATGGCCGCCGCCGCGCCCGATCCGAAGGCTGCGGTCAAATGGTACAAGAAGGCGGCCAAGAACGGCAGCGCCGCCGGTCAGGCCGCGCTGGGTGAAGCGTACCGCCTCGGCCTGGGCGTCGAGCAGAACGAGGTCGCCGCTTATATGTGGTACACGCTCGCCGCCGAGCAGGGTTTCCACGCGGCCGCGGATGCCCGCGAGATCGTGGCCGCCCAGATGATGCCCAAACAGATCGCCAAGGCCCAGGAAAAGGCCCGCGACTGGAGTGACAGTCACACCAGGCGTGAAGACCGGGCCCCGATGGCACGCCGTTAG
- a CDS encoding xanthine dehydrogenase family protein subunit M → MKPFSYQKAQSPEEAVASAARVQGARFIAGGTNLLDLMKLQIETPMHLIDINGLGLDKVEPAADGGLRIGALVRNTDLAADKRVRRDYALLSRALLAGASGQLRNKATTAGNLLQRTRCPYFYDTNQPCNKRAPGSGCAAMSGFSRPHAIMGTSDACIATHPSDMAVAMRALDATVETMKPDGTARRIPIADVHKLPGATPNVETALEPGELILAVSLPKPIGGRHVYRKVRDRASYAFALVSVAAVVQPDGSGRVALGGVAPKPWRVEVAEREMPRGAKAVAAGLLAGARTTDDNAFKLTLVERTLASVMAEAKAS, encoded by the coding sequence ATGAAGCCGTTCAGCTACCAGAAGGCGCAATCGCCCGAGGAAGCGGTGGCGTCGGCCGCCCGCGTCCAGGGCGCCCGGTTCATCGCCGGGGGCACCAATCTGCTCGACCTGATGAAATTGCAGATCGAGACGCCCATGCACCTGATCGACATCAACGGCCTGGGACTGGACAAGGTCGAGCCGGCGGCGGATGGCGGCCTGCGGATCGGCGCGCTGGTACGCAATACCGACCTGGCCGCCGACAAGCGGGTGCGGCGCGACTATGCCCTGCTGTCGCGCGCGCTGCTGGCGGGCGCGTCCGGCCAGCTGCGGAACAAGGCGACGACGGCGGGCAATCTGCTGCAGCGGACGCGCTGCCCGTATTTCTACGACACCAACCAGCCCTGCAACAAACGGGCGCCGGGAAGCGGGTGCGCGGCCATGTCGGGTTTCAGCCGGCCGCATGCGATCATGGGCACCAGCGACGCGTGCATCGCCACCCATCCCAGCGACATGGCGGTGGCCATGCGCGCGCTCGATGCGACCGTCGAGACCATGAAGCCGGACGGCACGGCGCGGCGGATTCCCATCGCCGACGTCCACAAGCTGCCGGGCGCCACGCCCAACGTCGAGACGGCGCTGGAGCCGGGCGAGCTGATCCTGGCGGTGAGCCTGCCAAAGCCGATCGGCGGCCGGCACGTCTACCGCAAGGTGCGCGACCGGGCGTCCTATGCCTTCGCCCTGGTCTCGGTGGCCGCCGTGGTGCAGCCCGACGGCAGCGGGCGGGTCGCGCTGGGCGGCGTGGCGCCCAAGCCGTGGCGGGTCGAGGTCGCGGAACGCGAGATGCCGCGCGGCGCGAAGGCGGTCGCCGCCGGCCTGCTCGCCGGCGCCAGGACCACGGATGACAACGCGTTCAAGCTGACGCTGGTCGAGCGCACGCTCGCCTCGGTGATGGCCGAAGCGAAAGCCAGTTAG
- the paoA gene encoding aldehyde dehydrogenase iron-sulfur subunit PaoA produces the protein MDKPGDFDFSRRTVLKGAALSVALTAAPTVAGAAANAQAEGNGQPSLATVSFTVNGKAVSLKLDTRTTLLDALREHLKLTGSKKGCDHGQCGACTVIVDGRRINSCLSLAVMHGGDSVTTIEGLGGPGNLHPMQAAFVTHDGFQCGYCTPGQICSAVAVLDEIRDDIPSHVTADLSAAATLTPDELRERMSGNICRCGAYSNIVEAIVDVAGRRT, from the coding sequence ATGGACAAACCCGGTGATTTCGACTTTTCCAGACGGACCGTCCTGAAGGGGGCGGCCCTGTCGGTGGCGCTGACGGCGGCGCCGACGGTCGCGGGCGCGGCCGCCAACGCGCAGGCCGAGGGAAACGGCCAGCCGTCGTTGGCGACGGTGTCGTTCACGGTCAACGGCAAGGCGGTATCCCTCAAACTGGACACCCGGACAACGCTGCTCGATGCGCTGCGCGAGCACCTGAAGCTGACCGGGTCGAAGAAGGGCTGCGACCACGGCCAGTGCGGCGCCTGTACGGTGATCGTCGACGGGCGCCGGATCAATTCCTGCCTGAGCCTTGCCGTGATGCACGGCGGCGATTCGGTCACCACCATCGAAGGCCTGGGCGGGCCCGGCAACCTGCATCCTATGCAGGCGGCCTTCGTGACCCATGACGGGTTCCAGTGCGGCTATTGCACGCCGGGCCAGATCTGCTCGGCAGTGGCGGTGCTGGACGAGATCAGGGACGACATCCCGAGCCATGTGACCGCCGATTTGTCCGCTGCCGCCACGCTGACGCCGGACGAACTGCGCGAGCGCATGAGCGGCAATATCTGCCGCTGCGGCGCCTATTCCAACATCGTCGAGGCGATCGTCGACGTGGCGGGGAGGCGGACATGA
- a CDS encoding glutathione S-transferase N-terminal domain-containing protein: protein MPTLFYCPGSCSLASQIALEEAGVAHALGFVNLNGDRTDYYRINPAGKVPALLLDGELLTENIAILTWAALQAPEKNLLPADPMARIRAYSFMAWGTSSVHIARRQFRAPHRFTPDEAAHPALQAVGREAFWAALRQIDERLAGGEWIGGAEFSVCDGYALVFYDWGLRDEHPMDSLQAYTRFADRMTQRPAVLKALETHRSPLVRR, encoded by the coding sequence ATGCCCACACTATTCTATTGCCCCGGATCCTGTTCGCTGGCCTCGCAGATCGCGCTGGAGGAGGCCGGGGTTGCCCACGCGCTGGGTTTCGTCAACCTGAACGGCGACCGCACCGACTATTACCGCATCAACCCGGCGGGCAAGGTGCCGGCCTTGCTGCTGGACGGCGAACTGCTGACCGAGAACATCGCCATCCTGACCTGGGCCGCGCTGCAGGCGCCGGAGAAAAACCTGCTGCCCGCCGATCCCATGGCCCGAATCCGGGCCTATTCCTTCATGGCCTGGGGCACCAGCAGCGTGCACATCGCCCGGCGCCAGTTCCGCGCGCCGCACCGCTTCACGCCCGACGAGGCGGCCCATCCGGCGCTGCAGGCGGTGGGGCGCGAGGCGTTCTGGGCCGCGCTGCGCCAGATCGACGAGCGGCTGGCAGGCGGCGAATGGATCGGCGGCGCTGAATTTTCGGTGTGCGACGGCTATGCCCTGGTGTTCTACGACTGGGGCCTGCGCGACGAGCACCCGATGGACAGCCTGCAAGCCTATACCCGGTTCGCCGACCGGATGACGCAGCGCCCGGCGGTGCTGAAGGCGCTGGAGACGCACCGGAGCCCGCTGGTCCGGCGGTAA
- a CDS encoding sigma-70 family RNA polymerase sigma factor: MSRISHLNNDFASVEEHIPALRRYAQKLARNPDDAADVVQMCLERALRNFHMFQPGTNLRSWLFTILHNEFISEVRRRARRGHSVPLEDWLDPGCRGGQEEAIEMHEFEKAFTALAPKDREILQMVGIDGTSYATAGARLKLEIGTVKSRVFRARERLRGLMEGTDNRIAA; encoded by the coding sequence ATGTCGAGGATATCTCACCTCAATAATGACTTCGCGAGCGTCGAGGAACACATCCCCGCTTTGCGCCGCTATGCTCAGAAGCTGGCTCGTAACCCTGACGATGCGGCAGATGTCGTCCAGATGTGCCTGGAACGCGCGCTTCGCAACTTTCATATGTTTCAGCCGGGCACCAACCTGCGCAGCTGGCTGTTCACGATCCTGCACAACGAGTTCATCAGCGAGGTGCGCCGCCGTGCCCGCCGCGGCCATTCGGTGCCGCTCGAGGATTGGCTGGACCCCGGTTGCCGCGGCGGCCAGGAAGAAGCCATCGAGATGCACGAGTTCGAGAAGGCCTTTACCGCGCTGGCGCCCAAGGACCGGGAAATCCTGCAGATGGTCGGTATCGACGGTACCTCCTATGCCACGGCAGGCGCCCGCCTGAAGCTCGAGATCGGCACCGTCAAGTCGCGGGTCTTCCGCGCCCGTGAACGGCTGCGCGGCCTCATGGAAGGTACCGACAACCGCATCGCGGCCTGA
- a CDS encoding glucokinase yields the protein MILAGDVGGTRTRLGLFETAGGALRLVWKHVVLNADHAGIADVLAGCEGLRGVKVDAACIGAAGPVDAGVCRMTNLDWVLDASALTATAGIGVVTVVNDLTAIAKAVAHLPEAAFAVLQAGTHPWGQGSMAVVAPGTGLGEAGLLWDGSRHRVMPSEGGHADFAPASPLDDELRAYLAGPSDSHVSWERVISGPGLADIAAFLVASGRYEWPETISALPVERRPAAIAERALAGGCGLSAAALGLFTETLAREGGNAVLRYLAVGGLCFAGGIPPAILPAMQSPGFIATLTGKGRMASLLRSVPVRVAKDPDAGLYGSARLAVESLAAL from the coding sequence GTGATCCTGGCCGGCGACGTGGGCGGTACGCGGACACGGCTGGGCCTGTTCGAGACTGCCGGCGGTGCGCTGAGGCTGGTCTGGAAGCACGTTGTGCTGAATGCGGACCATGCCGGGATCGCCGATGTGCTTGCCGGCTGCGAGGGTCTGCGCGGCGTCAAGGTCGATGCCGCCTGCATCGGCGCCGCCGGGCCGGTCGACGCCGGCGTGTGCCGGATGACCAATCTGGACTGGGTGCTGGATGCATCTGCGCTCACAGCCACCGCGGGTATCGGCGTGGTAACGGTCGTCAACGATCTGACCGCGATCGCCAAGGCCGTCGCCCATTTGCCCGAGGCGGCGTTCGCCGTGCTTCAGGCGGGCACACATCCATGGGGCCAAGGCAGCATGGCAGTCGTGGCGCCGGGAACAGGTCTGGGCGAGGCGGGCCTGCTATGGGACGGCAGCCGGCACCGCGTGATGCCGTCCGAGGGCGGACATGCCGACTTTGCCCCGGCATCACCGCTGGACGATGAATTGCGCGCCTATCTGGCGGGACCGTCCGACAGTCATGTGAGTTGGGAGCGGGTGATCAGCGGTCCGGGACTGGCGGATATCGCGGCGTTTCTCGTGGCGTCGGGCCGCTACGAATGGCCGGAGACGATTTCGGCGTTGCCGGTGGAGCGGCGCCCCGCGGCGATTGCCGAGCGGGCGCTGGCGGGCGGCTGCGGGCTGAGCGCAGCGGCGCTGGGCCTGTTTACTGAAACGCTGGCGCGCGAAGGCGGCAATGCCGTGCTCAGATATCTGGCGGTGGGCGGGCTATGCTTTGCGGGCGGCATTCCGCCGGCCATTCTTCCGGCGATGCAGTCGCCCGGATTCATCGCGACCCTGACAGGCAAGGGCCGCATGGCAAGTCTGCTGCGGTCGGTGCCTGTCAGGGTCGCGAAGGATCCGGATGCCGGGCTCTATGGGTCGGCCCGGCTCGCGGTGGAGAGCCTAGCGGCGCTTTAG
- a CDS encoding PA2169 family four-helix-bundle protein: MNRSDTVTVLSRTGSKLADDASALSGDAVKLLETIYADARDSARGYREAAEAATSGAMKARLYGMARRRNAMAGQLEITMRSLGLETGHDASVTEKLRHYFDELKSKLETGDTRAAIAGIIRGEGAFVESIDKALRESLPDAIHGFLERQQRQVKGAIDRFSGDIASSDRLAALKQTAIKYRKPALFVLLALGVAGLATAAIVQQRRHGAVTRSLASARGALDRALAQLPSQTQVRQSLRNIDLPTMRMPDINMPHLRMPVRSDLKMPSFLKRR; this comes from the coding sequence ATGAACCGCTCTGACACAGTCACGGTGCTCTCGCGCACCGGTTCCAAGCTCGCCGACGATGCCAGCGCCCTCTCGGGCGATGCCGTCAAGTTGCTGGAGACCATCTACGCCGATGCGCGCGACAGCGCCCGCGGCTACCGCGAAGCGGCCGAGGCCGCGACCAGCGGCGCCATGAAGGCCCGGCTCTACGGCATGGCACGGCGCCGCAACGCCATGGCTGGCCAGCTCGAGATCACCATGCGGTCGCTCGGTCTCGAGACCGGCCACGACGCCAGCGTCACGGAGAAGCTGCGGCACTATTTCGATGAGCTGAAGTCCAAGCTGGAAACCGGGGACACGCGCGCGGCAATCGCCGGTATCATCCGCGGTGAAGGCGCCTTCGTTGAGAGCATCGACAAGGCGCTGCGCGAGTCCCTGCCCGACGCCATCCACGGTTTCCTCGAGCGGCAGCAGCGCCAGGTCAAGGGCGCCATCGACCGGTTCTCCGGCGACATCGCCAGCAGCGACCGCCTTGCGGCTCTGAAGCAGACGGCCATCAAGTACCGGAAGCCGGCCCTGTTCGTCCTGCTCGCTCTGGGCGTTGCGGGTCTGGCGACGGCGGCGATTGTTCAGCAGCGCCGCCACGGCGCCGTCACCCGCTCGCTTGCCAGCGCGCGCGGTGCGCTCGATAGGGCGCTGGCCCAGCTCCCCTCGCAGACCCAGGTGCGGCAGTCGCTCAGGAATATCGACCTGCCGACCATGCGGATGCCCGACATCAACATGCCCCACCTGCGCATGCCGGTACGGTCGGACCTCAAGATGCCCTCGTTTCTAAAGCGCCGCTAG